One window of the Apium graveolens cultivar Ventura unplaced genomic scaffold, ASM990537v1 ctg4669, whole genome shotgun sequence genome contains the following:
- the LOC141702114 gene encoding cytidine deaminase 1-like: MDHPRFVISAAEAESMANLSGLSVPQLLPTLVKSAQTLARPPTSNYPVAAVGLSSDGRIFIGVNLEFPGVPLHHSVHAEQFLVTNHAFHNSPRLVYIAVSSAPCGHCRQFLQELRQPGDIQIFITSQNDVIYKPLLSLLPNPFGPFDLLDQQTPLILESHNNNLSLVENKFLANGVAQDFEKLKSLALEAAIASHAAYSHCPSGVALMDVHGKFYKGCYMESAAYNPSLGPVQAALVAFVASGGGGYDELVAAVVVEKEEAVVRQEDTARLLLKMVSPNCDFRVYHCCSSVNGCV, from the coding sequence ATGGATCATCCCAGATTTGTGATATCAGCTGCTGAAGCAGAATCAATGGCCAATCTCTCCGGCCTCTCTGTCCCTCAACTCCTCCCTACTCTCGTCAAATCTGCTCAAACACTCGCCCGTCCCCCCACTTCCAACTACCCCGTCGCCGCCGTCGGCTTATCCTCCGACGGCCGTATTTTCATCGGCGTCAATCTCGAATTCCCCGGCGTCCCTCTTCACCACTCTGTCCATGCCGAACAGTTTCTTGTCACAAATCACGCCTTTCATAACTCTCCTCGTCTTGTTTATATTGCTGTCTCTTCTGCCCCTTGTGGCCATTGTCGTCAGTTTCTTCAAGAACTCAGGCAACCCGGAGATATACAGATCTTCATTACATCCCAAAATGATGTCATTTATAAGCCCCTTTTGTCCTTATTGCCCAACCCTTTTGGCCCTTTTGATCTTTTAGATCAACAAACACCTTTGATTCTTGAATCTCATAACAATAACTTGTCTCTTGTGGAGAACAAGTTTTTGGCAAATGGGGTTGCTCAAGATTTCGAAAAGTTGAAATCTTTAGCTTTGGAAGCTGCTATTGCTTCACATGCTGCTTATAGTCATTGCCCCTCTGGTGTGGCTCTGATGGATGTTCATGGCAAGTTTTATAAGGGTTGTTATATGGAATCTGCTGCTTATAATCCCAGTTTAGGTCCGGTACAAGCAGCATTGGTGGCTTTTGTGGCTAGTGGTGGTGGTGGATATGATGAGCTTGTTGCTGCTGTTGTGGTGGAGAAGGAAGAAGCAGTGGTTAGACAAGAAGATACTGCCAGGTTGTTGTTGAAGATGGTTTCACCTAATTGTGATTTTCGGGTTTATCATTGTTGTTCATCAGTGAATGGATGTGTATAA